Genomic segment of Fundulus heteroclitus isolate FHET01 unplaced genomic scaffold, MU-UCD_Fhet_4.1 scaffold_106, whole genome shotgun sequence:
TTGTTAAAGGCGTGCCCATGGAGGAGCACCGAGCGAGAAATACAGGCGATAAGGAAAACTCGTCAGAAGTCGTTCAAGGTAACTAAACTGCACGTCTGTGAATCTTCTGGTTCTCCCTGTCAATTAAACggaatcagttttatttgtgtgggAAATcaaggaatctgactttggttaCAGCGCATACAGACATTAGGTATAAGCAGCAGtatatgtgtgtttatttttataatacgTAAAGACAAAGGCAAAAAATGCACCATTCTAAGGTTTCTTTGGCTTGTATCCTAGTTATTTTTGTCATCACTGTAtggtatttaatttatttagctaGCTAAATGTTGAACGATCCCATATTTAGCTAAACCTTGTTTAAGTATGAATTGTGGTTATTCTTTAGTTAAATTTAGTTGATCAATTAAACGATTTTTGACAAACTATAATCCTGTCCTAAACATCATTGACTTCCAGGGTTTCCACACTGCTTTAGAAAGTATATTCCAGGTAGAGCTGAATTACTGGCCTTCCCATAACAGGAACTTTTTGCAATATCACGATCTTAATGCAGTATTTGTTAGGATTAAGGAAGAAAAAGATGATCTCGTTTTGTGTAACTGTGCTCTGACATCTGCAAATTCTTCAGCCCAGTCATAGATCTGTCCTACTAAATAAGCTTTACTGTCCCAGATGCCTACACTGAATGTATTTCTAAAGACTGTGAAGCTGCCGAatcgcataaaaaaaaatctatgggAATATTAtgttaaaggaaaagaaagtaaatCAGACTTCATTGCAATATTTAGCAAAAGTAACACAATTACATGTTTTCCAGAAATCATGAAGCCCTATATTCAGGTCTGGATAAGTATGGGGGAAGTAATTAGTATCTCTAGACTTGTTTTAACATTCCAAATatcttggtctcatctgaccaaagcacatgGATCCAGTTAAAGTCCTAGTAGAGCTTTACAAATTAGAAACTTGTTATTTTTGAGACGATAGGAGAGAAAAAAGGCCCTTTCTTAGCAAAAAGCTGGATGGTTGATGTCCCCTAAGGTATTGCtctttactgattttttttattttttaatcctcCCCTTACCATCCTTCTCACCTTGCATGTCACTGGTGAAAAGATAAACCTGCAGGTACGGACAGGTTTAAGGCAAAAGTTATGTTTGCTGTAGCCATTCACGAGCTCCTGATATCAACACCTACAACGGCCACATCTAAATGTCACTTTAcattgtctttcccattttgaagagtggctaaCAGAAAAGGGTCTCTTTGTTGTGACACTTAAACGCCAGCCTAACTCAATATCATGGCCGCccattagggctgggcgatacgGACCAAAAAATGAcatcttaatatttttttaggctgaatgctgatatacaatatttatctgtttttttttacttttcgtaaaaaaaactgaaaagcatttctgaatcaaagcttcatCCCAGATCTCTCGCAGGCACACTTTTTAACAAAGCGGCTGTAGAtaaatgagaaacagctgaaaaataacttcTAAGTATAAAGAAGAGTATAATTCTAaggcaacatagaccatctccatataaacaatatagtctcatcttatctTTCTTGATTAATCTCTATTGTTAAAATCTCGAtgtattgcccagccctagtgcCCATTAGCCTTACTAGGCACATGTAGTTGCAAAattccttatatatatatatatatatatatatatatatatatatatatatagattttgtgGGAACTGAGATGGGTTCTGACATTAAGAATATCAGCCTGCTAACTCTAACTGCGCACGTTAGTCTATACGGGCCTGTTCTCACATCACGGGCGGTATCTGGTTCTGTACAGACGGAGCAGAAGAAAAGATGTCGGGTCCGGACTCTTGTGTGACGGCCAGCAGAAACAACACCAGCCTTGAAGAGCAAGACGGCGAAGTGGTGAGAAAAGCTCGGGAAGAAGGCCGCGTGGACGTGGTCTTCCCCGGCGCCGTCACCCAGGACGGCTGCTACCGTTTCGTCAGTGAGATCCTAAAGTGCGTCCTCTATCAGAGACAGCAGCTGCCCATGACGTATGAGCAGCTGGTTTATTCCCAGAGGCAGCAGCAGGCGGCAGCGCAGGTAGGAGTGGCGCCGGCTCAGGGCCGCTTTTCTTCCAAAGGGGGGTTGTTGATTTTCTTAACATTGTTTGGGAAACGGTTTGCTCTCCAGGAACGAGAGGCGCCGACTCCGAGGCCGTCGCAGTCTGCAGATATGGACCAGCGCAAACGTCGGCAGACCCttcaggagctggaggaggtgctgcagcagctggaggcgCTGTTCTCCTTGAGCAGAGTGCCCCGCGTGTTACTGTCGATGGGCGGCTCCGTGGTTCTCCCCAAAGAGCTGTACGAGATCAACATGGAGGCCCTGGCCCTGGCCGCCGGCGCGCAGTCCCTCCCCACGTCCTCCTGCTTGAAGCAGCTCTTCCGCACCCTCTTCGTCGCCGACCTGTTGTCCGACACCAGGCCCGTCCGCCTCATGCCCACCACCGTGCTGGCGCTGGCTCACAGGGAGTGCGGCGTGGGCTGGTTCCGACCCAAGCTGCAGTACAGAGTCCCGGCGCGAGTGAAACACCAAATGATCGCTCTGTCCACGGATCCCGGCGCCTGTGAGGGGCGCGCAGCAGACGAGCCCGACTGGCAGGATTACGTGTGGTTTCAGGCGCCCTTCGCCATAAAGGGCTACTGCATTTGACCCAAACAGCTCAAACGTCTGCATGTGGGATAAAgtcaatttgtatttttttttaaagcgtgtGATGAAATATTGAACAGTAATTTAGAATTAGACTGTATATATTTTAGAGTCTTTAATGTTGAATGTATATTTTCTCGAGACATGGTGAGTTTTGAGAGCACATGTattattgtttatatttataaagGCCCTGCCTTTCATACACATCATCAATGGCGACACACTCGACTCGTTAGTGCAATATACTTGAAAGGTTTActtgaaaaaggttttaatgaatGACATTCTGAGGGAAATATGAATCATCTGCTCATGTTTACATATACTAAAACATTCGCATTTTTATCATAACTAGCAAGATGGTGAATTGAAATAATCAGTGATGATCTGTAACGGTGGTGTGGGAattgttaattgaaataaaacaataactgtTGTGGTCAAAATGCATTCAGCAGATTACAGCTCTTCTACTTTTTTGGCGAACTGGATGACGTCAGTGGCCAGCAGCCGCGGTTCTTCCAAGGCGGGGAAGTGGCCTCCTTGGGGCATGAAGGTGTAGGAGACGATGTTCCGGTACCTAATCTGTGCCCAGGATCTGGGGCAGTGCAGGAGCTCCTGGGGAAAGGCAGCCAGTCCAGTCGGCACGAATATCCCCGTCCTAAAAcaaatgagcttttttttagAGACACAGGTCATATCCGGATAATGGGCAGGTCATATCCGGATAATGGGCAAAGAAAAGAATATACGCTGTTTACCGAGCGTCGATTCTGTCGTTGGGGTTGCTGCCGAGGTTCTCTTTGTAAAAGCGCATGGAGGAGATGATGGAGCCCGTGGTCCAGTAGATCATGACATTTGTCAAAAGGTCATCCAGGCTGAATTTTCTGTTTAAACGAGACAAAACCTGATTAGTTACAGACGACAAGAATCACTAACCTTCCTAAACCTGTTCACATGCAGAATACTTCTTTCTGTAGTCAAAATAACGGGGATCCAATGTGTTTTCTCTTACTtataatcatgttttttttattcatctttgaTTTCTTATGTTACGTATTTGCTGTgtcctttaatttattttttaaccaccAGATGCAGTGTCTTGCAAACGTATCCATACCATTGGCCCTTCGTCAAAGTGCTGCATAATTAAGTGAAACGAAAATTATACGTGGGTTTTAAAAACGAACAGATTAAAATTCTGTGGCACACATTTGCAAGTTCCACCTAATTAAATATGCTGCAAAAccttgttttggtttatttgcaGCTGTAAAAATCGACTAAATCTCCACCAGCTTTGAGTACAgacttacatttttttgtcgATTCTATGAAAATAGATCAAGCTCAGACAGATAAGTCTGAAAGCATTTCTAAAGAACAATATTTGACACACATTCTTAGTTTCctttaggcctggactttgactaggtcattcaAATCCATGAAAAGGTTTATACCTCCTGTATGTTTAAAGTGATCAGCAGTAAGGAGAACCTCTGCAGCCGTTTTAAGCCTTTTGCagggttcaattcaattttatttatatagcgtcaattcaagaaacatgtcatctcaaggtaagtttacaaagtcaaattcaatcagattatacagattgtgtCAGATTACACTGGtcaaaaattttaatttctccaatgtgagatcaataaagcctatcttatcttaatttcctatataagggaacccagttgattgcatcaaagtcctgacaagcagcattctggagaagcgtagagctacagggagagtcgtctgcattgtccatggctttgcagcaatccctcatactgagcaagcatggagcaacagtggaaagaaaaaatggatggattaacaCAGGGTTGTCCTGtgttaatccatccattttcccccATTAACTGACCAGCTTTTCTCTCCTGCTGAATAAAAGCCTCATGATGCAGTCACCTAAGGAGTAATGCCTTCAGTGATCTGTGAGGTGTTATGTGTCTAGCCTACATCCTGTTTTGCATTAAGtgccaaaaagttcagttttggtctcatctgaccagagcaccttcttctatTCGCCTTGCTGTGTTCCCTACATCGCCACCCACCATGTAGGCAGCTCTGGGATAACACATAGCCTTTTCCTTCTGCGTCACCATAATACACTACGCTGtcagtctatcacataaaacatttagttttaatatggcaaagtgtgaaaaaaaaatgagggaGATTATAATATTTGTAAAGTGCTGCAAATGCACGGTAGGTTTTATAAAATCAAAAAAggtacaatttattttttggcctCTACATCTGGGGTCACCAACGTTTTTGAAAAAGAGCTACTTCAGGGCTACCaatactgacctttgaacttcatgtaaaataaacatttctcatgctttgttatattgtttttaaatctatataaatgcaggtGTGAATGAACTGAATAAAAATCACGTTGTAGATGCAGCTCATCGGCATGTTTTTAGAGCAGGTTTGTGggcgccacatgtggtcctagggggggctacttggtgcccgcgggcCACATGTTGGTGAACCCTGTTCTAGATCCTCTAGTATCAAAGTTTTAAACTGTACCTCTGGTCTAAACTGGTTCTGGTGTAaatgtaaaactaaatattaaactaaataaatcaggTTATAAAATGTGCTCTAAATGTGTATTCTGTGTAAAATCGGTTTTGAAACCGTAaatttgtgaaagaaaatagACGACAAGCGAATCTCTGGGCTCAGGAACAAAGGAACCCCAAAAGCTAAACGGCACCAGTTCCCTGAATTAAGAAGCTACACTCATTCATCTCCCTGCTTTACCTCTCCAGCCCACCATCCTCCAGGTCTCTGTTCCTCTTGTGGGTCCAGGTGGAGAACTTTTCCAGAAGATAGGCCGCCAAGCCTACAGGCGAGTCATTCAGTCCACgtcctgcacacaaacacacagaattATAATACAAGCTAATGTcacaaataatttaaacaggTTATCGTCTCCAGTGGATCATTCTATAGCAGTCAGCTGGCTTTGTTTTCACATCCTCACCGGCAGTGTCGGGTTTAGTGGCCTGAATGTGAAGGTAGCCGGATTCCTTCAGCATCTCCCACACGTTCTTCTCAAAGAAAGGGAACAACCGGCGCACATCTTCCCGGCTAAAGCCCACCAGGAAGGGCAGATAGGGGCCGATCATCATGGACAACAACACCTTGAATCCCCTCGTCGACATGCACATGTTTAGGTGGAGACCTTTCACACGGCTGGAACGAATATAAAACACAAGTTTGTGTCATCCACAACAGCCGGCCCTGTTGTTGAGGAATTTACATTGTGGTTTTCTGGAAATGTGTGCAGAGAGCGAGCTTTATTTCACAGCCACTTAATGATACAATGTCAGCTTGGGAAATTCCTCTGGAGTGACGATGCTGTGCTTTCTACTAGATTGTTTCTCACGTACTCGGGCCTCATCTGAGCCATGTTGGTGGTGATGAGCGAGCCCCAGTCTCCTCCTTGCAGGTAGAACTGGGAGAAGCCCAGGCGCTCCATTAAGGTGAGGAAAATCCGAGCAGCAGCCAGACTGTTGAAACCTTCAGAAGTACAAGACAAGATGAGATGCAGTGCATTGCAAAAGCATTCCTCCTCTGTTCCCTgttgcacattttgtcaccGAACAACTACAAAACAGTTTTTGCCAACATGTAAAAACATTGTGTCAAGGAaaactaaacacaaacacatctcCACTACACTAAAAcacggtagtggcagcatcatcctgtggggGGAGAAGAGACAGGGAAGCTTTAAGAAGCTGAGGGATGGAACTAAAAAGGCAATAGTGAAAGAAAACTTGTTAGAAGCAGGAAAAGAGCAGAGATTGACCCTTGAGCAGGTCCCTCAACGTACAGCCAGACGgttgtggttgcaatgtgactaaatgtgaaaaatgtcttCATACTTTTTTACAGTACCGTACTTTACATGAAATCATATTTCTGGATCTccttaaaaaggaaaagcttttcttttcccAATGTTCCTCCACCACAAGTCTTGCCAGTAGACATGCGGCCTTCCACTGCATATGATGCTCATTTACTGATTTCTCCTGGGGCAGCAGGCATCTCTTTTTaggataaatgaaatgaaattaatGCATAACAGGAGAGAAAATAACTCTTTTTAGACCTATTTTTTACCCTGTATGCCAGGTGTGTTCCTCCcacaaaggaaaaaatacaaGTAGAATCCAAAAACAGTAAAGCCGCCACATGAAGGAATCTGAAGTGAGCTTTGATCATGCTCCACTTCAAACAGAGAGGACAGTTTCCCAAACACCACTGACTACCTGCAAGCATCCACCATTTTCAGCCTTACCATCTCCCCACTAAAACATTCTCAGGAATCCCccaaccaaaaaacaaaaagctccCAGCAGATTTCACCTCTACCTCTCACATGTAAACATCCACCAAGGACTCTGAACTATCCTCCAGCTCCTCCGCTCACAGATAGGGACTCGGATGCTTCAATCGCTCGTATCTTCAGCGGATGTTTTCTATTCGAGGATGTCAGTCTTGTCTGTTCTGAGAAAAGGCCCCAGCCTGGTTTACAGGAATCCCCTTTGACTCGATAGAAAAAGAATATCTGCATTACAAAAACACGGTGTGATGTCAAGTTTTAATGTCACTCTATCTCAGCAGCAGTGAAAATCTAAACAGATAATGTTAACACAATATGCTAATAACTGTGTGCAAATGTCTGTCTTTGCCACTATCACACCCGAATCTCTCCATTGAGGGACAAAAAAGGAactcttatcttaaataaaatgttttgcaaattaattCTAGTAATTCTGCGCGCTTTCCACGATGCTAACACAAAGCTCTGTGTCCTTTAGATAACGGATCTTCTGAAAGCAGGGcatgaggaggaggaaaatCACGCGTGGCTTTCTAAACGTACAACACATCActgcaaatacaaatctgaaaaaaagagtTGTGTAGGTTTGCATTCAGCCCCCTCTACACCGATGCCTCTAAATGGAATCAGTGCAACTCgttgccttcagaagttttatttttttatctcagcAGAAATCCAGCTGTGTCATGAAGGCCCGGGGGCTTTGTTAGTTAACAtctgtgaacaaacagcatcattagGGCCAAACACCAAACGGGGGTCAGGGAGAACGTTGTGAAAAAGTGTAAACAAAGGTTCAGGTTATAAAGCAATATCACAGGATTTGGAAAGCTAACAAAAcagccattttattttacactttttcttttattgtaatGCTAAGTTTTACGTTGGAGTTTTACAGGAAGGCCCCTTGAAACAAATCTAtttccgccagatagatttgctccgcatatccatctggaaaccttccgttaaagtaattttgggaaggggcgaaaatactggttagctgattggcctctgttggtgatagacgggccaaataaaccaatcagattcgtcgtcgctctgttacgagcgacgacggaaacacaaccacaagccaagctactcttgctgctgcaggtaaaggctcgttagctcagcaaagaaatactctgtaatgccgataaaacttgctcgatagccacgctaacgctagtttcatcggctgaagccgccatgttctttagactgaactgttccgctcctcgttgcgtcacacctcaacccgcctcaaagccaacgctgattggacgttcgtttggtgaacggctccaaattttctttaacggagagtagccagactgatctgcgagtgaaaccttgaaagctcgcgagatcaggatggtctcacgaggctaccttGAAACAGCTTGTGCACAAATAGTGCGACACCAAGGAACGCCCTTTTTCTAAAATGATCTACCTTTCTTGTGAGGGGCTTCGGAGAAGCCGTAGCCAGGTATGGAGGGGATTACAACCTCAAACGAAACCCCGTCGTGGTTCTGCGTGAGAAGTGGAAGAATCTTGTAGAACTCGTAGAAAGAACCAGGCCAGCCGTGAACCATCATGAGAGGCAGGACCCTCTGGTCCCCTCTGTGTTTTGGGCGCACATGGATGAAGTGCACGTCCAGTCCTGCGGCGcaacaaaaaggcagaaaacacattttaccagATAACACATGCGTTTTTGTTTACTATGAAGCTGCGCGTACCTTCTATTTTGGTTTTGAAGTGCGGATACTTGTTAAGCA
This window contains:
- the LOC105934730 gene encoding MAD2L1-binding protein isoform X2, with the translated sequence MAQHSDVLQLITNSDERESPCVQRGDAGSAGRPSAPSGRDIRIAEEPSVGCSLLRLCGDFDDSRSRAPSAEVHEDVRTGSFGTRSESKNAAVVKGVPMEEHRARNTGDKENSSEVVQDGAEEKMSGPDSCVTASRNNTSLEEQDGEVVRKAREEGRVDVVFPGAVTQDGCYRFVSEILKCVLYQRQQLPMTYEQLVYSQRQQQAAAQEREAPTPRPSQSADMDQRKRRQTLQELEEVLQQLEALFSLSRVPRVLLSMGGSVVLPKELYEINMEALALAAGAQSLPTSSCLKQLFRTLFVADLLSDTRPVRLMPTTVLALAHRECGVGWFRPKLQYRVPARVKHQMIALSTDPGACEGRAADEPDWQDYVWFQAPFAIKGYCI
- the LOC118558181 gene encoding epoxide hydrolase 1-like codes for the protein MVHGVGILFAGHFTCEGLIDDLVYQDLHERIDRTRFSDPLEDSGFQYGFNSTYLKKVVSYWRNTFDWKQQVAVLNKYPHFKTKIEGLDVHFIHVRPKHRGDQRVLPLMMVHGWPGSFYEFYKILPLLTQNHDGVSFEVVIPSIPGYGFSEAPHKKGFNSLAAARIFLTLMERLGFSQFYLQGGDWGSLITTNMAQMRPDRVKGLHLNMCMSTRGFKVLLSMMIGPYLPFLVGFSREDVRRLFPFFEKNVWEMLKESGYLHIQATKPDTAGRGLNDSPVGLAAYLLEKFSTWTHKRNRDLEDGGLERKFSLDDLLTNVMIYWTTGSIISSMRFYKENLGSNPNDRIDARTGIFVPTGLAAFPQELLHCPRSWAQIRYRNIVSYTFMPQGGHFPALEEPRLLATDVIQFAKKVEEL